Proteins co-encoded in one Flavobacteriaceae bacterium MAR_2009_75 genomic window:
- a CDS encoding CBS domain protein has translation MGIKSFMGPRAKTVLKKEYDAPILVSDYMTQNLITFTTDQSILEVMEQFAKHNISGGPVLDDNGFLVGIISEADCMKQISESKYFNQPILDKSVEKFMTREVETIPHDISIFDAAGIFDKHNRRRLPVMRDGLLVGQISRKDIVIAALKLSGQNWK, from the coding sequence ATGGGAATTAAGAGTTTTATGGGCCCGCGGGCCAAGACAGTTTTGAAAAAGGAATATGATGCACCCATCTTGGTATCTGATTACATGACTCAAAACCTGATTACTTTTACCACGGATCAGTCTATTTTAGAGGTGATGGAACAGTTTGCCAAGCACAATATTTCAGGTGGGCCGGTATTAGATGATAATGGTTTTTTGGTGGGTATTATCTCAGAGGCCGATTGTATGAAGCAGATTTCTGAAAGCAAATACTTTAATCAACCTATTTTAGACAAGAGTGTTGAGAAGTTTATGACCCGCGAAGTAGAGACCATACCACACGATATCTCTATTTTCGATGCCGCTGGAATATTCGATAAGCATAATCGAAGAAGATTACCCGTTATGAGAGATGGGTTGCTTGTCGGGCAGATAAGTAGAAAAGATATTGTAATCGCAGCATTAAAACTAAGCGGACAAAACTGGAAATAA
- a CDS encoding single-strand binding protein — translation MNALKNKVQLIGNLGQDPEIVTMDNGNKLAKFSIATSETYKNAQGEKVEDVQWHNVVAWGKTAEIVENYLMKGKQVAVEGKLTHRSYETKEGEKRYITEVRCNELLMLGK, via the coding sequence ATGAACGCCTTAAAAAACAAAGTACAGTTGATTGGTAACTTGGGTCAAGACCCAGAAATCGTAACTATGGATAATGGCAATAAATTGGCCAAGTTCTCCATCGCTACCAGTGAAACCTATAAGAACGCCCAAGGGGAGAAAGTCGAAGATGTGCAATGGCACAATGTGGTCGCCTGGGGAAAAACTGCGGAAATCGTAGAGAACTATCTCATGAAAGGGAAACAAGTGGCCGTAGAGGGTAAACTGACACATCGGTCGTACGAAACCAAAGAAGGAGAAAAAAGATATATTACAGAAGTTCGATGTAATGAGCTTCTGATGCTCGGTAAGTAA
- a CDS encoding hypothetical protein (manually curated): protein MKKKCEECGNEIMGRVDKKFCSDYCRNAYHNKLNKDSKNLIRNINNRLRKNYRILESFTLKEGKTRTSRTRLLDKGFDFDHITNLYTTKKGTIYYFVYDLGYLPLENDYYMIVKRE, encoded by the coding sequence TTGAAGAAAAAATGTGAGGAATGTGGTAACGAGATTATGGGTCGGGTAGATAAAAAATTCTGCTCAGATTATTGCCGTAATGCCTACCATAACAAACTGAACAAAGATTCGAAGAACCTCATACGTAACATAAACAATCGACTGAGAAAGAACTATAGAATTCTAGAAAGCTTTACTTTAAAAGAAGGAAAAACCAGAACTTCTCGAACCCGATTATTAGATAAAGGTTTCGATTTTGATCATATCACCAACCTTTATACGACCAAAAAAGGCACGATTTATTACTTTGTCTACGATTTGGGCTATCTGCCTTTAGAGAACGATTATTATATGATAGTCAAGCGAGAGTAA
- a CDS encoding putative choloylglycine hydrolase, protein MTAKNDRLNIISMRLKRHIAQPKMLRLFTRTPCYLLLTFQLVSCGVAKSLKDMPDLSQYETDIPERVQLTDSTYTLGSNFLTKNHQGLWELYVDGNPYELGLKTGKLTQELFNEQEHIFVKKIDELVPSKNKQNLLRKFLAWFNRKMHLNIDEQYKAELYGMSEYASPDFNHIAEPYPRVMYFHGAHDIGHALQDLALVGCSSFAAWGNQTVDGKLIIGRNFDFYAGDDFAKNKIIAFVDPDIGHKFMSVTWGGMIGVVSGMNDQGLTVTINAGKSQFPLVAKTPISLVTREILQYASTIEEAIAIAKKREVFVSESIFVGSAKDKKAAIIEVSPKNFGVYEVQNTNQLICSNHFQSAAYAGDKKNQKHILESHSQYRYERMEELLEETEKVTPESAVEILRNKRGLDDQRIGYGNEKALNQLLAHHGIVFQPEDLKVWVSSNPFQLGEFVAYDLNEVFAHAETNSTASVISKQEDNIAKDPFIRTLAFRHYNRYRDLRNEISDAISSEKKVEQNKLSELVALNPDFWEAHYLVGKYNYEKGYDRLALTAFQEAAKKEVTTVPDKEKLEKLIKKLERSLN, encoded by the coding sequence ATATAATATCGATGAGGCTTAAAAGGCATATCGCCCAGCCAAAAATGCTTCGTCTGTTCACCAGAACACCTTGTTACCTGCTTCTTACTTTTCAATTGGTTTCATGTGGGGTAGCCAAGTCATTGAAAGATATGCCCGATTTGAGTCAATATGAGACCGATATTCCTGAAAGGGTGCAGCTAACCGATTCAACCTATACCCTAGGCAGCAATTTTCTGACGAAAAACCATCAGGGGCTTTGGGAGCTTTACGTAGACGGAAACCCCTATGAACTTGGTTTAAAGACGGGAAAGCTTACGCAAGAACTCTTTAACGAACAAGAGCATATTTTCGTCAAGAAAATAGATGAACTCGTACCCTCAAAAAATAAACAGAACCTGCTACGCAAGTTTTTGGCGTGGTTCAATAGAAAAATGCACCTCAACATCGATGAGCAGTACAAAGCCGAGCTCTATGGCATGTCTGAATATGCATCGCCCGATTTTAACCATATTGCCGAGCCCTACCCCAGGGTCATGTATTTTCATGGCGCACACGATATTGGCCACGCGCTACAAGATTTGGCCTTGGTCGGCTGCTCATCTTTTGCGGCTTGGGGCAATCAGACCGTCGATGGAAAATTGATTATCGGTCGTAATTTTGATTTTTATGCCGGTGATGATTTCGCCAAGAACAAGATTATCGCCTTCGTTGATCCAGATATAGGCCACAAATTTATGTCGGTCACTTGGGGCGGAATGATCGGGGTGGTCTCGGGCATGAACGACCAAGGCCTCACCGTCACTATAAACGCGGGTAAATCACAGTTTCCGTTGGTCGCGAAAACACCTATTTCTTTGGTGACCCGAGAAATTCTTCAATATGCCTCAACTATAGAAGAGGCCATTGCCATCGCCAAAAAAAGGGAGGTATTCGTATCGGAGTCCATTTTTGTGGGTAGTGCCAAAGACAAAAAAGCGGCCATCATCGAAGTTTCACCAAAAAACTTTGGAGTATATGAGGTTCAGAATACCAATCAATTGATTTGTTCCAACCATTTTCAATCTGCCGCCTATGCCGGTGATAAAAAAAATCAAAAGCATATTTTAGAAAGCCATTCACAGTACCGCTATGAGCGTATGGAAGAGCTTTTGGAAGAAACCGAAAAGGTGACTCCCGAATCGGCGGTTGAAATACTTCGCAACAAAAGAGGGCTAGACGACCAACGAATTGGTTACGGAAACGAGAAGGCCTTGAACCAATTATTGGCACACCACGGTATCGTTTTTCAACCGGAAGATTTAAAAGTTTGGGTTTCTAGCAATCCTTTTCAGTTGGGTGAGTTTGTGGCTTATGATCTTAATGAAGTATTCGCCCATGCGGAAACCAATTCTACGGCCAGTGTAATTTCAAAACAAGAAGATAACATTGCCAAAGACCCGTTTATTAGAACTTTGGCTTTTAGGCATTACAACCGCTACCGTGATTTACGAAATGAAATTAGTGATGCAATTTCTTCGGAAAAGAAAGTCGAGCAAAATAAGCTTTCAGAGTTGGTAGCGCTCAATCCCGATTTTTGGGAAGCCCACTATTTGGTCGGTAAGTACAATTATGAAAAAGGGTATGACCGTTTGGCCTTGACCGCTTTTCAAGAAGCGGCAAAAAAAGAGGTTACGACCGTACCAGATAAGGAAAAGCTAGAAAAACTCATCAAGAAACTGGAACGAAGTTTAAACTAA